The following are encoded in a window of Chryseobacterium sp. genomic DNA:
- the dacB gene encoding D-alanyl-D-alanine carboxypeptidase/D-alanyl-D-alanine-endopeptidase gives MAAQSGNSSVKQYPTMYENQSTSLPSNTSVTAEKVVLSAKELVDINLNGMMNDPVLRNADWGFVVYDPKTRKVISSYNETASLIPASTTKLLTTETALSLLGDKFRWITQLEYSGELDADGNLNGNLYIVGSGDPSLGTGKAGASTYSRISADFISAVQNLGIRRVNGGIIIQNAVFKENKRAVLPENIVWLEHHNYYLPVGTTANINPANEKLIAKKPSPFDKESKRYFYVSPYINKMVYAEKFEGSPLSTKLPDAPYSLANTLRTALVKKGIPVTGKVEARTTDLNPEERRFITFYKSPTLAEIVYDTNQRSDNALAEALLRMSGFQKKGDQTLESGREVVNAHLVARGFDMKGLNYYDGSGLSRNNHVTPIAQVKYLTDLMKEDYYRIYFDSLPIAGQTGTLKKSFMGSGYGQVFAKTGTLNKVKTLAGYLKTNTGRTLVFSLMVNNYAGSVDQVKQRMESILAPTLNL, from the coding sequence ATGGCTGCACAGTCGGGCAACAGTTCCGTGAAGCAGTATCCTACAATGTATGAAAACCAGAGCACCAGCCTTCCTTCCAATACATCCGTTACTGCTGAAAAAGTAGTACTTTCTGCCAAAGAGCTTGTCGACATTAACCTGAACGGTATGATGAACGACCCGGTTCTTCGGAACGCTGACTGGGGATTCGTGGTATATGACCCAAAAACCCGTAAAGTCATTTCTTCCTATAACGAGACAGCCTCCCTGATTCCGGCCTCCACTACCAAACTTCTTACCACCGAAACTGCTTTGAGCCTGCTTGGTGACAAATTCCGCTGGATTACCCAGCTGGAATATTCAGGTGAGTTAGATGCAGATGGCAACCTGAACGGGAACCTTTATATCGTAGGTAGCGGCGACCCTTCACTGGGTACCGGTAAAGCCGGTGCCAGCACATACAGCCGGATTTCTGCCGACTTTATTTCAGCAGTCCAAAACCTGGGAATCCGCAGGGTAAACGGTGGGATCATTATCCAGAATGCCGTCTTCAAGGAAAATAAAAGAGCGGTACTTCCCGAAAACATTGTTTGGCTGGAGCACCATAATTATTATCTGCCGGTGGGCACCACTGCGAATATCAATCCTGCGAATGAAAAACTGATTGCGAAGAAACCCAGCCCTTTTGATAAGGAAAGCAAACGTTATTTCTATGTTTCGCCCTACATCAACAAGATGGTTTATGCGGAAAAATTTGAAGGCAGTCCACTATCCACAAAACTGCCGGATGCTCCCTATTCACTTGCAAATACACTGAGAACTGCACTGGTGAAAAAAGGCATTCCCGTTACAGGAAAGGTAGAGGCCCGCACAACCGACCTGAATCCAGAGGAGAGAAGATTCATCACCTTCTACAAGTCGCCCACTTTAGCTGAGATCGTTTATGATACCAACCAGCGCAGTGACAATGCCCTGGCCGAGGCACTGTTGAGAATGTCGGGTTTTCAGAAAAAAGGTGATCAAACCCTGGAGTCGGGCCGCGAGGTTGTCAACGCGCATTTGGTCGCACGAGGTTTTGATATGAAAGGTTTAAATTATTATGACGGAAGCGGACTTTCACGAAATAACCATGTTACCCCAATTGCGCAGGTGAAATATCTTACCGATCTGATGAAGGAGGATTACTATAGGATTTATTTTGACTCACTGCCTATTGCCGGACAGACCGGTACACTGAAAAAATCTTTTATGGGCAGTGGCTACGGACAGGTGTTTGCTAAAACCGGCACTCTGAATAAAGTTAAGACACTGGCCGGCTATCTGAAAACCAATACAGGACGGACACTTGTTTTTTCCTTAATGGTGAATAACTACGCGGGTTCCGTGGACCAGGTGAAACAGCGTATGGAAAGTATCCTGGCGCCCACCTTAAATCTTTGA
- a CDS encoding M1 family aminopeptidase, with amino-acid sequence MKKIFFLLVTILASQLKAQILPDQTSVLISKEQKAFLNKMNVGNINPNTLNYDLRYQRMDISVDPAVYQVSGSVTSHFIPNQNISSIYFDLTTQLTVSQVVYQGANLNFQQLGSNEVRIDFPTVRPAGVLDSLSIHYAGAPAPGYNAFTTTSQNGVALLSTLSEPYGAQDWFPTKQSLNDKIENFDIKITAPAQYNVASNGTLMSETALTGGQKRTFWRTQYPTAAYLIAIAVTNYTKLNDVIGSPPFPFVNYIYPSTVNDATAMANIEWTKQAMNTFETYFGAYPFRNEKYGHMQFQFGGGMEHQTMSSMGGFSKQLIAHELAHQWFGDKVTCGAWNDIWLNEGFATFGEHLVNEKLILTPVQFMNYLEDQKDYITSATGGSVYVADANLGSVNAIFNGRLSYAKGGYIVRMLKWVLTDPVFYQAVKDYHQRPNLAYNYVRTTDLNASLQASTGKDFTGFFNDWVYGQGYPTYNIRWKQNANQSITVQALQTTSHPSVSFYEMPLPIKVNGTGGQVVYLKPEHTANGQYFNFPLNFTVASVQFNYEHQILEKNSTVVMDASLSTAESAKENLSVYPVPAGNEISISGLTRPADFKIFATDGKLVKVGSYTPGKALNISELVPGNYILAIGDGNYKFIKK; translated from the coding sequence ATGAAAAAGATATTTTTTTTACTCGTTACTATATTGGCTTCCCAGCTGAAAGCCCAGATACTTCCTGACCAAACTTCAGTGCTGATAAGTAAAGAACAGAAGGCCTTCCTCAATAAGATGAATGTAGGTAATATAAACCCCAACACGCTGAATTACGACCTGCGCTACCAGCGTATGGACATAAGCGTGGACCCCGCGGTTTATCAGGTTTCCGGCAGTGTGACCTCGCATTTCATTCCAAACCAGAATATTTCCAGTATTTACTTTGACCTTACCACTCAGCTTACTGTTTCGCAGGTGGTCTATCAGGGTGCTAACCTTAACTTCCAGCAACTTGGCAGCAACGAGGTGAGGATTGACTTTCCCACTGTTCGTCCTGCCGGTGTGCTTGATTCATTGAGCATACATTATGCAGGTGCACCGGCGCCGGGCTATAATGCATTCACCACCACTTCCCAGAATGGGGTAGCCTTGCTTTCTACACTTTCCGAACCTTACGGCGCGCAGGACTGGTTTCCGACCAAGCAGAGCCTTAATGACAAAATTGAAAACTTTGACATAAAAATTACCGCACCAGCCCAGTATAATGTGGCCTCAAACGGTACGCTGATGTCCGAAACTGCATTGACCGGTGGTCAAAAGCGCACCTTCTGGCGAACTCAATATCCAACGGCTGCTTATCTTATAGCGATTGCTGTAACCAACTACACGAAACTGAATGATGTAATCGGTTCGCCACCTTTTCCTTTCGTCAATTATATTTATCCTTCAACAGTAAATGACGCAACCGCAATGGCCAACATTGAGTGGACCAAGCAGGCCATGAACACTTTTGAAACTTATTTTGGCGCTTATCCTTTCCGCAACGAGAAGTACGGTCATATGCAGTTTCAGTTTGGTGGCGGAATGGAACACCAGACCATGTCATCAATGGGCGGATTTTCAAAGCAACTGATCGCACATGAGCTGGCACACCAGTGGTTTGGCGACAAAGTAACCTGTGGCGCCTGGAATGACATCTGGCTCAACGAGGGCTTCGCAACCTTTGGCGAGCATCTTGTGAACGAGAAACTCATTCTGACACCTGTGCAGTTTATGAACTATCTGGAGGACCAAAAGGATTACATCACTTCGGCCACGGGCGGAAGTGTTTATGTTGCAGATGCCAATTTGGGAAGTGTAAATGCCATTTTTAACGGAAGATTAAGCTATGCCAAAGGTGGTTATATAGTCCGGATGCTGAAGTGGGTGCTCACCGACCCGGTTTTTTATCAGGCAGTGAAAGATTATCACCAAAGGCCTAACCTTGCATATAATTATGTGCGTACCACCGACCTTAACGCATCACTGCAGGCATCTACAGGAAAAGATTTCACCGGATTCTTCAATGATTGGGTGTACGGTCAGGGTTATCCTACCTATAATATCAGATGGAAGCAGAACGCAAACCAGTCCATCACTGTTCAGGCGCTGCAGACTACCAGTCATCCTTCAGTAAGTTTCTATGAAATGCCTCTTCCCATTAAGGTGAACGGTACGGGCGGCCAGGTCGTTTATCTGAAGCCTGAACACACCGCAAACGGGCAGTACTTTAACTTCCCGCTCAACTTCACCGTAGCTTCTGTGCAGTTCAATTATGAACATCAGATTCTGGAAAAGAATTCAACGGTAGTGATGGATGCATCACTTTCAACAGCCGAAAGCGCAAAGGAAAATTTATCCGTGTATCCGGTGCCGGCCGGCAATGAAATCAGCATCTCAGGGTTAACCCGTCCGGCGGATTTTAAAATTTTCGCAACGGACGGAAAGCTGGTAAAAGTGGGAAGTTATACTCCGGGTAAAGCTTTGAATATTTCCGAACTGGTTCCGGGCAATTATATTCTTGCAATTGGGGACGGTAACTATAAATTCATCAAAAAATAA
- the kbl gene encoding glycine C-acetyltransferase: MISQKYLDNLQQELNNIKNDGLFKTERIITSQQSAEIEANGKKLLNFCANNYLGLSNHPEVMKASQDMIQSHGYGMSSVRFICGTQDIHKELEAKISKFLGMEDTILYAACFDANGGVFEPLFTEEDAIISDELNHASIIDGVRLCKAARYRYKNNNMEDLEAQLKAASEKNHRFRIIVTDGVFSMDGIVADLQGVCDLAEKYDCLVMVDDSHATGFIGKTGRGTHESNEVMGRVDIITSTLGKALGGALGGFTSGKKEIIDMLRQRSRPYLFSNSLAPGIVGAASKVIDMISEDTSLRDKVMENAEYFRTEMKARGFDIPDGDAAIVPVMLYDAPLSQKMAEMLMEEGIYVIGFFYPVVPKNKARIRVQLSAAHTKEHLDKAIEAFTKVGKELGVI, encoded by the coding sequence ATGATTTCACAAAAGTATCTGGACAACCTGCAGCAGGAACTTAACAATATAAAGAACGACGGCCTTTTTAAAACCGAACGGATCATCACTTCGCAGCAGTCTGCTGAAATTGAGGCCAACGGTAAAAAACTGCTTAACTTCTGCGCAAACAATTACCTGGGACTTTCAAACCATCCGGAAGTGATGAAAGCGTCACAGGATATGATACAGAGTCATGGCTATGGCATGTCTTCCGTACGTTTCATCTGCGGAACCCAGGATATCCATAAGGAACTGGAAGCCAAGATTTCGAAATTTCTGGGTATGGAGGATACCATTCTGTACGCCGCCTGTTTTGATGCTAATGGTGGTGTTTTTGAACCGCTTTTCACCGAAGAAGATGCAATTATTTCAGATGAATTAAATCACGCATCCATTATAGACGGAGTCCGTCTTTGCAAGGCGGCGCGCTACCGTTACAAAAACAATAATATGGAAGACCTGGAGGCACAGCTGAAGGCGGCTTCCGAAAAGAACCACCGTTTCAGAATCATCGTTACCGATGGGGTTTTCTCAATGGACGGCATTGTTGCGGACCTGCAAGGGGTTTGTGACTTGGCAGAGAAATATGACTGCCTGGTAATGGTGGACGATTCTCACGCTACGGGTTTCATAGGCAAAACCGGCCGCGGTACCCACGAATCTAATGAGGTAATGGGTAGGGTAGATATCATCACATCTACCTTAGGTAAAGCGCTGGGTGGAGCATTAGGTGGCTTTACTTCGGGAAAGAAAGAGATTATCGATATGCTGAGACAGCGTTCCAGACCCTATCTTTTCTCAAATTCTTTGGCTCCCGGAATCGTAGGCGCAGCTTCAAAGGTAATTGACATGATTTCCGAAGATACCTCGCTCCGTGATAAAGTAATGGAAAACGCTGAGTATTTCCGCACCGAAATGAAGGCCAGGGGTTTTGATATTCCGGACGGGGATGCAGCCATTGTTCCGGTGATGCTTTACGATGCACCTTTGTCTCAAAAAATGGCCGAAATGCTTATGGAAGAGGGAATTTATGTAATTGGATTCTTCTATCCTGTGGTGCCAAAGAACAAAGCAAGAATCCGTGTACAGCTTTCAGCTGCTCATACAAAAGAACATTTGGATAAAGCCATAGAAGCCTTTACCAAAGTAGGTAAGGAACTTGGTGTAATCTAA
- a CDS encoding CopD family protein produces MLYTVIKAVHIIFMVSYFAGLFYLVRLFVYYKDTDEFQEEKKKILREQYLFMTRRLWNIITVPAGVIMLLSGLTLIILNFGLMKTPWFHLKLTSLIGLGLYHYWSWKQVLKMKTLAGDTFPTANIKLRQANEIATFILFLVVFTVILKSMVIEYWWQLLTGFAALVVAIMLTVKLVNRNKKKIKA; encoded by the coding sequence ATGCTCTACACCGTCATCAAAGCCGTTCACATCATTTTTATGGTCAGCTATTTTGCCGGACTTTTCTATCTGGTCAGACTTTTTGTGTACTATAAAGATACTGACGAGTTTCAGGAGGAAAAGAAGAAGATCCTGCGCGAGCAATACCTGTTCATGACGCGCAGATTATGGAACATCATCACAGTTCCCGCGGGAGTCATTATGCTGCTGAGTGGTCTTACCCTCATCATTCTGAATTTTGGGCTGATGAAGACGCCCTGGTTTCATCTGAAACTGACATCTTTGATTGGGCTCGGTCTGTATCATTACTGGTCATGGAAACAGGTTCTCAAAATGAAGACATTGGCAGGCGACACTTTTCCAACCGCCAATATTAAACTGAGGCAGGCCAACGAAATTGCGACCTTCATACTTTTCTTAGTTGTATTCACCGTAATATTAAAATCTATGGTGATTGAATATTGGTGGCAGCTCCTGACTGGTTTTGCTGCATTGGTAGTGGCCATTATGCTCACTGTAAAGTTGGTGAACAGAAATAAAAAAAAGATTAAGGCATAA
- a CDS encoding ABC transporter permease subunit yields MTAIFKKELWTYFGNWSAWVIIAAFSLIGTLFLFFFENDSNIFDIGTATLQSYFVLVPWLLMFVIPALSMKSLAEERQGGTLQWLFSQPVRISEIVTAKFLAVWFVGTLCLLPSLVYLYTVYVLGVPQGNLDMGATMGSYFGLIILVAAFSAVGILASALSQNQIMAYLLGVFMCFILYFGIEQLASYKLLGGADYILSQVGFYQHFLGFTRGLIDLRDICYFLLVIVICLSLSKVFVEKNK; encoded by the coding sequence ATGACAGCAATATTTAAAAAAGAACTTTGGACTTATTTCGGCAACTGGAGCGCGTGGGTCATCATTGCGGCATTCAGTTTAATCGGGACTCTCTTTCTATTCTTTTTTGAAAATGATTCAAATATATTCGATATTGGTACCGCTACCCTGCAAAGTTATTTTGTATTGGTACCCTGGCTCTTGATGTTCGTCATTCCGGCGCTCTCCATGAAGTCATTGGCAGAGGAAAGACAGGGCGGTACACTTCAGTGGCTTTTCTCTCAGCCCGTACGCATCTCCGAAATCGTGACCGCTAAATTTCTTGCCGTTTGGTTCGTTGGTACACTTTGTCTTTTACCTTCGCTGGTTTATCTGTATACGGTTTATGTGTTGGGAGTACCGCAGGGAAATCTGGATATGGGAGCAACAATGGGAAGCTATTTTGGACTCATCATTCTGGTAGCGGCATTTTCGGCGGTCGGTATTCTGGCCTCGGCACTTTCGCAAAACCAGATCATGGCTTACCTGCTGGGAGTTTTTATGTGTTTTATCCTGTATTTCGGTATTGAACAGCTGGCCAGCTACAAACTTCTTGGCGGTGCAGATTATATTCTGTCTCAGGTGGGTTTTTATCAGCATTTCCTTGGTTTTACAAGAGGGCTTATCGATCTCCGCGACATCTGCTATTTCCTGCTGGTTATCGTTATCTGTCTTTCTCTGTCTAAAGTTTTTGTTGAAAAGAATAAGTAA
- the gldG gene encoding gliding motility-associated ABC transporter substrate-binding protein GldG, with the protein MKMQKNTVLYIIAAVILLLGAYGLFSFRLDLTEEKRYTLSESSQEVLKSVDKPLMVEVYLEGDFPASFRQLQNETRFMLEEFRKINPKIDYKFIDPIKTKISQDTLMAMGLQPSVLPDMKDGEIRQIVMFPYAVLKYETYGTSIPLIVNQAGLEPAEQLSKSIEGLEYSLISNIKDITRDSRKNVGILINQDELRPEEFQGFMQMALQNYNTGPIIPENGTELTVADVPRLRQMDALVIAKPRKPFTDGEKVVLDQYFMNGGKTLWMMDAVNAEMDTLYRSKKIMAYPIETNMNDFFFNYGVRINPGLVKDMKKSALLRIVSGEVAGNPQYSSFLWPYFPLGIAEKNNPITKNINPVKFEFPTAIDTLGRPGIKTEVLFESSERTSVKPVPNYVSLSEIVSADSVAAFEKPSTPKIFAVSLQGKFTSAYANRIESRSYPGFKKQSADNKMIVISDGDVGRNQVLKGKPLPLGEDLLTKQSYGNGQFLSNALDFLLDDANLMELRNRNIESRLLDRQRIDEEKSYWQWFNLLLPLAIIGILGGLFYLIRKRRFA; encoded by the coding sequence ATGAAAATGCAAAAGAATACAGTTTTATATATCATTGCAGCGGTGATTCTGCTTTTAGGTGCCTACGGTCTGTTCAGTTTCAGGCTGGACCTTACTGAGGAGAAACGTTATACACTTTCGGAATCCTCACAGGAGGTTTTGAAATCAGTGGATAAACCACTGATGGTGGAAGTCTATCTGGAAGGTGATTTCCCGGCAAGTTTCAGACAGCTTCAGAATGAAACCCGTTTTATGCTGGAAGAATTCCGCAAAATCAATCCGAAAATCGATTATAAATTCATTGACCCTATAAAGACAAAGATTTCGCAGGATACTTTGATGGCCATGGGTCTGCAGCCATCGGTTTTACCTGATATGAAGGACGGCGAGATCCGTCAGATCGTTATGTTCCCATATGCAGTCCTGAAATATGAGACTTACGGAACATCAATTCCGCTTATCGTAAACCAGGCAGGGCTGGAGCCGGCAGAACAGCTCAGCAAATCCATTGAAGGCCTGGAGTACAGCCTGATTTCAAATATAAAAGACATCACACGCGACAGCCGCAAAAACGTAGGTATCCTGATAAACCAGGATGAACTCAGACCTGAAGAATTTCAGGGTTTTATGCAGATGGCGCTTCAGAATTACAATACAGGACCCATAATTCCGGAGAACGGAACCGAACTTACCGTGGCAGATGTTCCGAGACTCAGGCAAATGGACGCTCTGGTGATCGCGAAGCCCCGTAAACCTTTTACAGACGGTGAAAAGGTGGTGCTGGACCAATACTTTATGAACGGCGGTAAGACTTTGTGGATGATGGACGCTGTGAATGCTGAAATGGATACACTTTACAGGTCGAAGAAGATTATGGCTTATCCCATTGAGACCAATATGAATGATTTCTTCTTCAATTATGGTGTCCGTATAAATCCGGGTCTGGTGAAGGACATGAAAAAGTCGGCTCTCCTGCGAATTGTTTCCGGTGAGGTAGCCGGTAATCCGCAGTACAGTTCATTTCTTTGGCCTTATTTCCCGTTGGGCATCGCCGAAAAAAATAATCCCATCACCAAGAACATTAATCCGGTTAAATTTGAATTCCCGACGGCAATTGATACTTTAGGACGCCCCGGCATTAAAACCGAGGTGCTTTTTGAAAGCAGTGAAAGGACTTCTGTGAAACCGGTGCCTAACTATGTTTCCCTTTCCGAAATCGTAAGTGCCGACTCTGTAGCTGCGTTCGAAAAGCCAAGCACGCCTAAAATCTTTGCGGTCTCACTTCAGGGCAAATTTACATCGGCATATGCCAACCGTATTGAGTCCAGGTCTTATCCGGGTTTTAAAAAGCAAAGTGCAGACAATAAAATGATCGTGATTTCGGACGGCGACGTAGGTCGCAACCAGGTCCTTAAAGGAAAGCCACTTCCACTGGGTGAAGATCTGCTTACGAAACAAAGCTATGGCAACGGACAGTTCCTGAGCAATGCGCTGGATTTCCTTCTGGATGATGCCAACCTTATGGAACTCCGCAACCGCAATATTGAATCGCGGCTTCTGGACCGCCAACGGATAGATGAAGAAAAAAGTTACTGGCAGTGGTTTAATTTGCTCCTGCCTTTAGCCATCATCGGCATCCTGGGCGGTTTATTCTACCTGATCAGAAAGAGGAGGTTTGCGTAA
- a CDS encoding DUF4268 domain-containing protein: MFSKQEAQQLKQEFWTAFGKSFPRKWILYDTKIKDFSFKFYADNKKAEVSLDLEMKDELFRNAYYEKIWSLENMLEEHVGEFQKDEFYTLENGKVISRIWVSKENVSIFNKNTWQDIFEFFVEKMEAFERFYYEYEDFIKDV; this comes from the coding sequence ATGTTCTCAAAACAGGAAGCTCAGCAGTTAAAACAGGAATTCTGGACCGCCTTCGGCAAAAGTTTTCCGAGAAAATGGATCCTTTACGATACCAAGATCAAGGATTTTTCCTTTAAATTTTACGCCGACAATAAGAAAGCCGAGGTCTCACTGGATCTGGAAATGAAGGACGAACTGTTCCGCAATGCCTATTACGAGAAAATATGGTCTTTGGAAAACATGCTTGAAGAACATGTGGGCGAGTTTCAAAAAGACGAATTCTACACCCTTGAAAACGGCAAAGTAATCTCCCGGATTTGGGTTTCAAAGGAAAATGTTTCCATCTTCAACAAAAACACATGGCAGGACATATTTGAATTCTTCGTGGAAAAAATGGAAGCTTTTGAACGCTTTTACTACGAATATGAGGATTTTATAAAGGATGTATAA
- a CDS encoding putative quinol monooxygenase, producing the protein MKELYIVALFRFRENYLMDAVEILNKLVYETRKEEGCLQYDLVEDTDQKGVFFIAELWRSAEHHRQHNVSEHLMEFRRLAAPLLEGAVQVYRGYKTF; encoded by the coding sequence ATGAAAGAACTTTATATTGTTGCCCTGTTCCGTTTCAGGGAGAATTATCTGATGGACGCGGTAGAGATCCTGAACAAACTTGTTTACGAAACCAGGAAAGAGGAAGGCTGCCTGCAGTACGACCTGGTGGAAGATACAGATCAGAAAGGCGTTTTCTTCATCGCTGAACTTTGGCGTTCGGCAGAACATCACCGGCAGCATAATGTAAGCGAACATCTTATGGAGTTCCGCAGGCTGGCTGCTCCGTTACTTGAAGGCGCTGTGCAGGTTTACAGAGGGTATAAAACCTTTTAA
- the lipB gene encoding lipoyl(octanoyl) transferase LipB, whose product MTATQNRSLKFSDLGLMDYLPAFDYQEKLMKEIIDIKLANREKSEDDREETPNYLLFVEHPHVYTLGKSGDEHNMLANAEKLKEINATYVKTNRGGDITYHGFGQLVGYPVLDLDNFKSDIFLYMRNLEEVIIRTIAEYGLKGERSEGQTGVWLDVGKPYARKICAMGVKTSKWVTMHGFGLNVNTDLRYFEYIIPCGIKDKAVTSLQRELERKFTGEEIAELKEKIKNHFTEVFEATLT is encoded by the coding sequence ATGACAGCAACCCAGAACAGAAGCCTGAAATTCAGTGACCTTGGTTTAATGGATTATTTGCCCGCTTTCGATTACCAGGAAAAGCTGATGAAGGAAATCATCGACATTAAACTGGCTAACCGCGAAAAGAGTGAGGATGACAGAGAGGAAACGCCTAATTATCTTTTGTTTGTGGAGCATCCTCACGTGTACACCCTGGGAAAATCAGGAGACGAGCACAATATGCTGGCAAATGCTGAAAAACTTAAGGAAATAAATGCCACCTATGTAAAGACCAACCGGGGCGGCGACATTACTTATCACGGTTTTGGCCAACTCGTAGGCTATCCGGTTCTGGACCTGGACAATTTTAAATCCGACATCTTTCTCTATATGCGAAACCTGGAGGAAGTAATCATCCGCACGATCGCAGAATATGGCCTGAAGGGTGAACGCAGTGAAGGACAGACAGGCGTTTGGCTGGACGTGGGAAAACCTTATGCACGTAAAATCTGCGCCATGGGTGTTAAGACTTCAAAATGGGTCACCATGCACGGTTTCGGCCTGAATGTGAACACCGATTTACGTTATTTTGAATATATCATTCCCTGCGGAATAAAGGACAAGGCGGTCACCTCGCTACAGCGCGAACTGGAAAGGAAATTTACCGGTGAAGAGATTGCAGAGCTGAAGGAAAAAATCAAAAACCACTTCACCGAAGTATTTGAAGCTACGCTTACCTAA
- a CDS encoding anthranilate synthase component II, whose amino-acid sequence MKILILDNYDSFTYNLVQMTEQILGERVQVAKNDEISVAQAAQFDKIILSPGPGIPSEAGILKELIRDLHQEIPMLGICLGLQAIAETFGGKLINLHQIYHGVASPVIILNTECKLFQSIPQNFEAGRYHSWAVHPDTFPEPLEVTAVDADGIIMALQHRSYNLHAVQFHPESVLTTEGKKIISNFLLD is encoded by the coding sequence ATGAAGATTCTGATTCTGGACAATTACGACAGCTTCACCTATAATCTGGTCCAGATGACCGAGCAAATCCTTGGTGAAAGGGTTCAGGTTGCCAAAAATGATGAAATAAGTGTGGCCCAGGCAGCGCAATTTGACAAAATAATTCTCTCACCAGGTCCTGGAATACCATCCGAAGCCGGAATACTAAAAGAACTGATCCGGGACCTCCACCAGGAGATTCCAATGCTTGGGATCTGCCTGGGGCTGCAGGCCATTGCAGAAACCTTTGGCGGAAAGCTCATCAATCTTCACCAAATTTATCATGGTGTGGCTTCGCCTGTTATTATCCTGAATACCGAATGCAAACTTTTTCAAAGTATTCCGCAAAATTTTGAAGCCGGACGCTACCACAGCTGGGCGGTGCATCCGGACACATTTCCGGAACCACTTGAAGTAACTGCCGTTGATGCTGATGGTATTATAATGGCGCTCCAGCACCGAAGCTATAATCTTCATGCCGTGCAGTTTCATCCTGAAAGTGTGCTGACAACAGAAGGTAAAAAGATCATTTCTAATTTTCTGTTGGATTAA